In Syntrophomonas wolfei subsp. wolfei str. Goettingen G311, a single window of DNA contains:
- the trpD gene encoding anthranilate phosphoribosyltransferase, which produces MFDRYLKSVVEGDYLNSEEAYLTARMLLHEDIPEIKAAAFLSALRTRKESQEELTGFVQALYEEAKMVDCGMEVLDTCGTGGDGLGTFNISTASALVVASCGVAVAKHGNRAVTGKVGSADVLEALGVEVQLEPDEARQLLDKAGITFLFAPHYHPILKQVGGLRRGLGIATIFNFMGPLLNPCRPSYQVLGISDSNLQEAVAGTLQRLGRKRALVVHAFNGMDEISPEGKTRVFDVGEHGLEVFDIDPEELGIGGFSLDAIQGGDATASARLVIKVLQGEPGPYRDTVILNTAAALLTAGRAKNIQEGMQMAAEAIDAGKSMETLQKMISFSRDRILAC; this is translated from the coding sequence ATGTTTGATCGTTATTTGAAAAGCGTAGTGGAGGGAGATTATCTCAACAGTGAGGAGGCTTATTTAACCGCCAGGATGCTGCTGCATGAAGATATTCCCGAGATAAAGGCGGCTGCCTTTTTGAGTGCTCTGCGCACCCGTAAGGAGAGCCAGGAGGAATTAACGGGCTTTGTGCAGGCCCTCTATGAAGAAGCCAAAATGGTTGACTGTGGAATGGAAGTACTGGATACCTGCGGAACCGGAGGCGATGGTCTGGGAACTTTTAACATTTCTACGGCCAGCGCTCTGGTGGTGGCCTCCTGTGGAGTAGCGGTGGCCAAACACGGCAACCGGGCGGTTACAGGCAAGGTAGGCAGTGCCGATGTTTTGGAGGCCCTGGGGGTAGAGGTGCAGTTGGAACCGGATGAAGCCCGGCAGTTGCTGGACAAGGCAGGAATTACCTTCCTTTTTGCCCCGCATTACCATCCCATTCTCAAACAGGTGGGGGGCTTGCGGCGCGGCCTGGGCATCGCTACCATTTTCAACTTTATGGGACCATTGTTAAATCCCTGTCGCCCCTCTTACCAGGTTTTAGGAATCTCTGACTCGAACCTACAGGAAGCCGTGGCCGGCACCCTTCAGCGTCTGGGGCGGAAACGGGCTTTGGTGGTTCATGCTTTTAATGGGATGGATGAAATCAGCCCGGAAGGAAAAACCCGGGTATTCGATGTGGGTGAACATGGGCTGGAGGTTTTTGATATCGACCCCGAAGAATTGGGAATAGGGGGCTTTTCATTGGACGCAATTCAGGGTGGCGATGCTACTGCCAGCGCCCGCCTCGTTATCAAAGTTCTGCAAGGTGAACCAGGGCCATATCGAGATACAGTAATCCTTAATACGGCAGCGGCCTTATTGACAGCAGGCCGGGCGAAAAATATACAGGAGGGAATGCAAATGGCCGCCGAAGCCATTGATGCCGGAAAGAGTATGGAGACCCTGCAGAAGATGATTAGCTTTAGCCGGGATCGGATCTTGGCATGTTAA
- the aroF gene encoding 3-deoxy-7-phosphoheptulonate synthase: MLACKLASRSPDSKNNTIIKIKTAGKEISIGDGNCTIIAGPCSVESQEQYLEIALILKEMGVDILRGGAFKPRSSPYSFAGLGTEGLKILAEARELTGLPVVSEVMDPRDLDQVAAHCDLIQIGSRNMQNFSLLKEAGRVDKPVLLKRGLAATIEEWLLACEYIMDAGNEKVILCERGIRTFEPLTRNTVDIGAVALVKELSHLPVIVDPSHATGRRSLVAPVARAAMAAGADGLMIEVHQHPEEALSDGEQSLTPEQFAALTERIRAMV; this comes from the coding sequence ATGCTGGCTTGTAAACTGGCGTCCCGTAGTCCTGATAGCAAGAATAATACCATTATTAAAATAAAAACTGCCGGCAAGGAAATAAGTATAGGTGATGGAAACTGCACCATAATTGCCGGCCCCTGTTCGGTAGAATCCCAGGAGCAATACCTGGAAATTGCCCTGATTTTAAAAGAAATGGGTGTAGATATACTGCGCGGGGGAGCCTTTAAGCCCCGCAGCTCCCCTTATTCTTTTGCTGGCCTGGGGACAGAGGGGTTAAAGATTCTGGCCGAAGCCCGGGAGCTTACCGGCTTGCCGGTGGTTTCAGAAGTTATGGATCCGCGCGATCTGGATCAGGTAGCTGCCCATTGTGACCTTATCCAAATCGGCAGCCGTAACATGCAGAATTTTTCCCTGCTTAAAGAGGCCGGGCGGGTAGACAAACCGGTGCTGCTTAAACGCGGTCTGGCCGCTACCATTGAGGAATGGCTCCTGGCTTGCGAGTATATAATGGATGCTGGCAATGAAAAAGTCATACTTTGCGAGCGGGGAATACGCACCTTTGAGCCTTTGACTCGAAATACGGTAGATATAGGGGCGGTGGCTCTGGTCAAGGAATTGTCTCACCTGCCGGTAATAGTGGATCCCAGCCATGCTACCGGGCGGCGCTCGCTGGTGGCTCCCGTAGCCCGAGCGGCGATGGCAGCTGGTGCCGATGGCCTGATGATTGAGGTACACCAGCATCCTGAAGAGGCTTTGTCCGATGGAGAGCAATCCCTCACTCCGGAGCAATTTGCGGCTCTGACCGAGAGGATAAGAGCTATGGTTTGA
- a CDS encoding phosphoribosylanthranilate isomerase, whose protein sequence is MTRVKICGIRSLEEAIAAREAGAWAIGQVFAPSPRRLEVDIAAAINRELGQSILKIGVFVNEEAENLRRIVASCRLDMVQLHGDEEPAYLEEVSVPVIKSFRVRGSLELEQLKRWRPWAYLFDSYHPGVYGGTGESFDWSFLQEIARQERIILAGGLNTENVGRAIHQLRPLVVDVSSGVEYPSGGKDPAKIREFINIVQEQAT, encoded by the coding sequence ATGACCCGGGTTAAGATTTGTGGAATCCGCAGTCTGGAGGAGGCGATTGCGGCCAGAGAGGCTGGAGCCTGGGCCATAGGTCAGGTCTTTGCCCCTTCCCCCCGTAGGCTGGAAGTGGATATAGCTGCAGCAATAAATCGGGAATTAGGGCAGAGTATCCTGAAAATCGGGGTATTTGTAAATGAAGAAGCGGAGAACCTGCGCCGCATTGTAGCCAGCTGCCGCCTGGATATGGTGCAGTTGCATGGAGATGAAGAACCCGCTTACCTGGAAGAGGTGAGCGTACCGGTTATCAAGTCTTTTCGTGTGCGGGGCAGCCTGGAGCTGGAGCAGCTCAAGCGATGGCGTCCTTGGGCTTATCTTTTTGACAGCTATCACCCCGGTGTTTACGGGGGTACGGGAGAGAGTTTTGACTGGTCATTTTTGCAAGAAATAGCCAGGCAGGAAAGAATTATTCTGGCCGGGGGCCTGAATACGGAAAATGTTGGTCGGGCCATCCACCAGCTGCGACCCTTGGTGGTGGATGTCTCCAGCGGGGTAGAATACCCCAGCGGGGGCAAAGATCCGGCTAAAATAAGGGAGTTTATAAATATAGTCCAGGAGCAAGCCACTTAA
- the trpA gene encoding tryptophan synthase subunit alpha, which yields MEIRNRLAQLREKEEMALIAFIMAAVPDEDLCLDCIRALEQGGCDLLELGVPFTDPLADGEVIERFHHWGVRLGLNLKRGLDFAARVRAACQLPLILFSYYNPILQMGLDRFAGDCRSAGVDAVIVPDLPLDELGRLAGQGLELIPMLAPSSTLSRIQMAADLDPAFIYCVSVRGVTGVRSLPEMEIKDYLQKVRRVSTAPLALGFGISQPEQVRAFRGQADGVVIGSALAQIIEEYESRPALLPGMLEKRCQALKLLS from the coding sequence ATGGAAATTAGAAATAGATTGGCTCAACTGAGGGAAAAGGAAGAAATGGCCCTGATAGCCTTTATTATGGCAGCAGTCCCTGATGAAGATTTATGCCTGGACTGTATCCGGGCTCTGGAGCAAGGGGGCTGTGATTTGCTGGAGCTGGGGGTACCTTTCACGGACCCGCTGGCTGACGGTGAAGTGATAGAAAGATTTCATCACTGGGGGGTAAGGCTGGGACTGAACCTGAAACGGGGGCTGGATTTTGCCGCCCGGGTGCGGGCAGCCTGCCAGTTGCCGCTTATCCTTTTTTCCTATTACAATCCCATATTGCAAATGGGTTTGGACAGATTTGCCGGGGATTGCCGCTCAGCGGGGGTAGACGCGGTGATAGTACCAGATCTGCCTTTGGATGAGTTGGGAAGGCTGGCCGGCCAGGGCCTGGAGCTGATTCCTATGCTGGCTCCCAGCAGTACCTTGTCGCGGATACAGATGGCGGCGGATTTGGACCCTGCCTTTATATATTGCGTTTCGGTACGCGGAGTGACCGGGGTTAGGTCCCTGCCGGAGATGGAAATCAAGGATTACCTGCAAAAAGTAAGAAGAGTAAGCACGGCTCCCCTGGCCCTGGGTTTTGGCATATCCCAGCCCGAGCAGGTCAGGGCTTTCCGGGGGCAGGCAGATGGAGTAGTAATCGGGAGCGCCCTGGCCCAGATTATTGAAGAATACGAGTCCCGCCCCGCCCTCCTGCCCGGAATGCTGGAGAAGAGGTGCCAGGCACTTAAGTTGTTAAGTTAA
- a CDS encoding methyl-accepting chemotaxis protein — MLNRLNIAVQVIAVFIIISIFSIVVGIVGVKANDKALKHLIKIEDVNFPSAEELAKIALSQSMVLTAERGLINNDMLESKLHQSQYDRIELEKQIAQEAIKNYLTLPQASEEKQMWEQFLPLWETWLSHSQQVVQIAREKDALLSELGNLDAPQIKEINTTLLNASLQSRESFLKAQDSLNTLIDINTQAAHNEGVIAKQEVTLSFRLMLGGMFLSILLALILGYYLLRTLRQRLVNPVKDMGEIAHQAASGDLSVDIAIGSNDEIGQLAKALKNMILQIRGIISEVSEKSNYLSSSAGQLNANYQQSTVQANQTATTMGEIASAVSQVATSVQEISQVSVKTSDFANNGKEGVAIIGSQMQAITDSTTHASDVIHSLSQKAKEITQIVELISSISDQTNLLALNAAIEAARAGEQGRGFAVVAEEVRKLAEQSAQAAKRIKDLIISIQLESQKAEEAMAFGSQEVEAGNRVVNELKESFNAIIEAVHILSDQIQEAASATEETSAGVQEVAATVEEQTASMGDVASAAESLAMLAKELSELVKRFKL; from the coding sequence GTGCTTAATCGACTTAATATAGCCGTACAAGTAATAGCCGTCTTCATTATTATCTCTATTTTTAGTATTGTTGTCGGGATTGTAGGAGTAAAGGCCAATGATAAAGCCTTAAAACACCTGATAAAAATTGAGGATGTTAATTTCCCCAGCGCAGAAGAACTAGCAAAGATTGCTCTGTCCCAATCGATGGTCCTTACAGCTGAACGAGGCTTAATCAATAATGATATGTTAGAGTCTAAACTGCATCAATCCCAGTATGACCGCATTGAATTGGAAAAACAAATAGCCCAGGAAGCAATTAAGAACTATCTAACCCTACCCCAGGCAAGTGAAGAAAAACAAATGTGGGAGCAGTTTCTTCCCCTTTGGGAAACATGGCTTAGCCATAGCCAGCAAGTGGTGCAAATAGCCCGGGAAAAAGATGCCTTATTAAGCGAACTGGGAAATCTCGATGCCCCACAAATAAAAGAAATCAATACTACATTGCTTAATGCATCCCTGCAATCCAGGGAGAGTTTTCTAAAAGCTCAAGATAGTTTAAATACTTTAATAGATATTAATACCCAGGCTGCCCATAATGAAGGAGTAATTGCCAAGCAGGAAGTAACCCTGAGTTTTCGACTAATGCTTGGCGGGATGTTCCTTAGCATTTTACTGGCTCTTATTTTAGGATACTACCTACTCAGAACCTTGCGGCAGCGTTTGGTCAACCCGGTTAAGGATATGGGTGAGATAGCCCATCAGGCTGCTTCAGGTGATCTTTCCGTAGATATAGCAATTGGTTCTAACGATGAAATCGGCCAATTGGCAAAAGCTTTAAAGAACATGATTTTGCAGATAAGAGGAATTATTAGCGAGGTAAGCGAAAAATCCAATTATCTTAGCAGTTCAGCCGGACAGTTAAACGCTAATTACCAACAAAGCACAGTTCAGGCCAACCAGACTGCTACTACTATGGGAGAAATCGCTTCTGCAGTCTCCCAGGTAGCAACCAGCGTTCAAGAAATATCCCAGGTCTCCGTTAAAACCAGTGATTTTGCCAATAACGGAAAGGAAGGGGTAGCAATTATCGGCAGTCAGATGCAGGCTATAACAGACTCCACTACACATGCTTCCGATGTTATCCATAGCTTGAGCCAAAAAGCAAAGGAAATTACCCAGATTGTTGAGCTTATAAGCAGCATCTCTGACCAAACCAATCTATTGGCTTTAAATGCGGCCATCGAAGCCGCCCGGGCTGGAGAACAGGGGAGAGGTTTTGCCGTGGTGGCGGAAGAAGTACGAAAGCTAGCTGAGCAGTCGGCCCAGGCCGCCAAAAGAATAAAGGATCTCATTATCTCTATACAGCTCGAATCGCAAAAAGCCGAAGAAGCAATGGCCTTTGGCTCGCAGGAAGTTGAAGCGGGTAACCGGGTGGTAAATGAACTTAAGGAATCCTTTAATGCTATAATCGAAGCCGTTCATATCCTAAGCGACCAGATTCAAGAAGCAGCCTCAGCAACTGAGGAAACTTCGGCAGGCGTGCAGGAAGTGGCGGCCACAGTCGAAGAACAAACGGCATCCATGGGAGATGTTGCGTCAGCAGCGGAATCCCTGGCTATGCTAGCTAAAGAACTCAGTGAATTGGTAAAAAGATTCAAATTGTAA
- a CDS encoding cob(I)yrinic acid a,c-diamide adenosyltransferase has protein sequence MLQVYTGEGKGKSTAAFGLAMRAAGHGCRVRIIQFLKGNTFAGELRSAKKLGIEVFSFGRSCPHATLIKGGFMECDECAECWVSPEGLTENDRKKATMAWQLTQNTVREGSIHLLILDEVFAALELELLPYEDFLKWLENASRSMEIVLTGRNALPEVIAIAHLVSRIEKVKHPFDINGHPRRGIEY, from the coding sequence GTGCTACAAGTATATACTGGTGAAGGTAAAGGGAAAAGTACTGCTGCCTTTGGGTTGGCTATGCGCGCGGCCGGTCACGGTTGCCGGGTTCGTATTATTCAATTTTTAAAGGGTAATACTTTTGCCGGCGAACTACGCTCAGCGAAGAAATTGGGCATAGAGGTCTTTTCTTTTGGAAGAAGCTGTCCCCACGCTACCCTTATTAAGGGTGGTTTTATGGAATGCGATGAATGTGCTGAATGCTGGGTTAGTCCGGAGGGATTGACGGAGAATGATCGGAAAAAAGCGACTATGGCCTGGCAACTAACGCAGAACACAGTTCGGGAGGGCAGTATTCATCTTCTCATTCTAGATGAAGTTTTTGCTGCTCTGGAACTGGAGTTGCTTCCTTATGAGGATTTCTTGAAATGGCTAGAAAACGCATCGCGCAGTATGGAAATAGTCTTAACCGGTAGAAACGCTCTGCCGGAAGTCATTGCCATCGCCCACTTGGTTTCCCGCATCGAAAAAGTAAAACATCCATTTGATATTAATGGCCACCCGCGGCGTGGAATTGAGTATTAA
- the trpB gene encoding tryptophan synthase subunit beta, which yields MYPDERGYFGRYGGRFVPETLIPALMETEEAYRELAGDEKFQQELQLYLKDYVGRESPLYFASRLSENAGKARIFLKREDLNHTGSHKINNTLGQALLARKMGKKRLIAETGAGQHGVATATAAAAFGLECTVYMGSKDMERQRLNVFRMQMLGAEVRGVKKGSETLKDATNEAFRDYIRSFEYSHMVIGSVVGPHPYPMMVRDFQAVIGRELRRQFQEQEGGLPDCIIACVGGGSNAMGIFYPFLEDPVKLLGVEAGGCGTAPGQHCATLSRGNDGVLHGAFSRLLQDEYGQVMDTHSISAGLDYPGVGPEHASLRERGRVDYVQMSDREALDAFVQLCRMEGIIPALESAHAVAYALKIAAALEEEKSLVVNLSGRGDKDVEEVARLLGGVGNGN from the coding sequence ATGTACCCAGATGAACGTGGTTATTTTGGCCGCTACGGGGGAAGATTCGTACCGGAAACCCTGATACCGGCCTTGATGGAAACGGAAGAGGCTTACCGGGAATTGGCCGGAGATGAGAAGTTCCAGCAAGAGCTGCAATTATATCTAAAGGACTATGTGGGCCGAGAGTCGCCCCTGTATTTTGCCTCCCGCCTGAGCGAAAACGCAGGGAAAGCCCGGATATTTCTCAAGCGGGAGGATCTCAACCATACCGGGTCCCATAAGATTAATAATACCCTGGGGCAGGCCCTGCTGGCCCGTAAAATGGGCAAAAAAAGGCTCATAGCCGAGACCGGAGCCGGGCAGCATGGAGTGGCAACGGCAACGGCGGCGGCGGCTTTCGGCCTGGAATGTACGGTATATATGGGCAGCAAAGATATGGAAAGGCAAAGGCTGAATGTCTTTCGTATGCAGATGCTGGGAGCGGAGGTCCGGGGAGTAAAAAAAGGCAGTGAAACCCTGAAGGATGCTACCAATGAAGCTTTTCGCGATTACATCCGCAGTTTTGAATATTCCCATATGGTAATAGGTTCGGTAGTCGGCCCTCATCCCTATCCCATGATGGTCCGGGATTTTCAAGCGGTGATTGGCCGGGAGCTACGGCGGCAGTTCCAGGAACAGGAGGGGGGGCTTCCCGACTGCATTATCGCCTGTGTAGGCGGAGGCAGCAATGCCATGGGAATCTTCTATCCTTTCCTGGAGGACCCGGTAAAACTGCTGGGGGTGGAAGCCGGAGGCTGCGGTACGGCACCGGGTCAGCACTGTGCCACCCTTTCCCGGGGCAATGACGGGGTATTGCACGGGGCCTTCAGCCGTCTCCTGCAGGATGAATACGGGCAGGTGATGGATACCCATTCCATATCCGCTGGTCTGGATTACCCCGGAGTGGGACCGGAACACGCCTCTTTACGGGAAAGAGGAAGGGTGGACTATGTTCAGATGAGCGACCGGGAGGCTCTGGATGCCTTTGTGCAGCTCTGCCGGATGGAAGGAATAATCCCGGCATTGGAGAGTGCCCATGCAGTGGCTTATGCCTTAAAAATAGCCGCAGCCCTGGAAGAAGAAAAAAGCCTGGTCGTAAATCTATCCGGCCGGGGAGACAAGGATGTGGAAGAAGTGGCCCGTTTGCTGGGAGGTGTCGGGAATGGAAATTAG
- a CDS encoding anthranilate synthase component I: MNNISQHLAGFRSLRYSSEGGVDIERRVRSIELKGATEPIIKQIDRQKGALFSSSYDYPGRYSQWDIGFLNPCLELRAQGRDFCLEALKSSGLKLLFGLYAELRGREEFTALLLKQNKIEGSVKKSPEVCWEEERSRQASIFSLIRVIRRYLFYPDDCFLGLYGAFGYDLVYQFEPMELKRPRPEGQCDLLLYLPDELTVVDHRMARAYQLNYSFRSSGELMNIPQYSQENICPEVSNRQQEQPLPGHYTALVEKAKQSFQRGDLFEVVPSYSLLEPCPIAPSEAFKNLKRINPSPYGFIINLGDEQLVGASPEMYVRVEGRRVETCPISGTIKRGKDAIEDALQIRKLLNSGKDEAELTMCTDVDRNDKSRICEPGSVKVIGRRQIELYSHLIHTVDHVEGILRPDFDALDAFLTHMWAVTVTGAPKRAAIKWLEENEESPRGWYGGAVGYLSFNGDLNTGLTLRSIRIKNKLAEIRVGATLLMDSIPEEEEAETLVKAAAMLKAIQGASADRRPLIVPGLQLEKPAPRVLLVDHEDSFVHTLSNYLKQLGAEVWVARAPLARKRLRQGQDFDLLFLSPGPGRPDDFQLKETIDLAIKRSIPVFGVCLGLQGIVEYFGGRVEELPYPCHGQASLLTVSQPSPLWKFLPRQFQVGRYHSLYAAVLPDCLQVSAISEDGVAMAVEHREMPMAAIQFHPESILTADNGNGLQVLRNVLDYLATAPYAVAGNSKITI; this comes from the coding sequence ATGAATAATATCTCCCAGCATCTGGCGGGTTTTCGCTCCCTGCGCTACTCAAGTGAGGGGGGAGTTGATATAGAACGCCGGGTACGCAGCATTGAACTTAAAGGGGCTACTGAGCCCATAATCAAGCAAATTGACCGGCAAAAGGGAGCCCTTTTTTCCAGCAGTTATGATTATCCCGGCAGGTATAGCCAGTGGGACATCGGATTTCTCAATCCTTGTTTGGAACTGCGCGCTCAGGGTAGGGATTTTTGCCTTGAGGCTTTGAAAAGCAGTGGTTTGAAGTTGCTCTTTGGCTTGTATGCAGAGCTTCGCGGCCGGGAAGAATTTACTGCGTTGCTTCTAAAGCAGAATAAAATAGAAGGCAGTGTAAAAAAAAGCCCTGAGGTTTGCTGGGAAGAGGAGCGTAGCCGGCAGGCCAGTATTTTCTCGCTTATAAGGGTAATACGAAGATACCTTTTCTATCCGGATGATTGTTTCCTTGGACTTTACGGAGCTTTCGGCTATGATCTGGTTTACCAGTTCGAACCCATGGAATTAAAGCGCCCCCGCCCCGAGGGGCAGTGCGATTTGCTGCTTTACCTGCCTGATGAGCTGACGGTGGTAGATCATCGTATGGCCCGGGCTTACCAGCTAAACTACAGCTTTAGAAGCAGTGGGGAATTAATGAATATTCCGCAATACAGCCAGGAGAATATTTGCCCCGAAGTATCGAACAGGCAGCAGGAGCAGCCGCTGCCGGGTCATTACACGGCTCTGGTGGAAAAGGCCAAACAATCTTTCCAGCGGGGGGATTTGTTTGAAGTGGTGCCCTCCTATTCCCTGTTGGAGCCTTGCCCAATCGCCCCTTCGGAAGCATTTAAAAACTTGAAAAGAATTAACCCCAGCCCCTATGGTTTTATCATAAATTTGGGCGATGAACAGCTGGTGGGTGCTTCCCCGGAAATGTATGTGCGGGTGGAGGGAAGGCGGGTGGAAACCTGTCCCATTTCCGGTACCATAAAAAGGGGAAAAGATGCCATTGAAGATGCGTTGCAGATCAGAAAACTCCTTAATTCCGGCAAGGATGAAGCCGAGCTTACCATGTGCACGGATGTGGATCGTAACGATAAGTCCAGGATCTGTGAGCCAGGTTCGGTCAAAGTCATCGGGCGGCGCCAGATAGAGCTTTACTCGCATTTAATCCATACCGTTGATCATGTTGAAGGGATACTGCGCCCGGATTTTGATGCCCTGGATGCTTTCCTTACCCATATGTGGGCGGTTACCGTAACCGGAGCCCCCAAGCGGGCCGCGATAAAGTGGCTGGAGGAAAATGAAGAGTCGCCGCGTGGCTGGTACGGGGGAGCGGTGGGCTACCTTTCCTTTAATGGTGATCTAAACACGGGGCTGACTTTGCGTAGCATAAGGATTAAGAATAAGCTGGCGGAAATTCGAGTGGGGGCTACCCTCTTGATGGATTCGATACCGGAGGAGGAAGAGGCAGAAACCCTGGTCAAGGCGGCGGCCATGCTCAAGGCCATTCAGGGAGCTTCTGCTGACCGGCGGCCTTTAATTGTGCCGGGTTTACAGCTGGAAAAACCAGCACCCCGGGTATTACTGGTGGATCATGAAGACTCTTTTGTTCACACTCTAAGCAATTATTTAAAACAACTGGGAGCTGAGGTTTGGGTTGCCCGGGCTCCCCTGGCACGGAAACGCCTGCGCCAGGGACAGGATTTCGACCTGCTGTTTTTATCCCCCGGCCCCGGCCGCCCGGATGATTTCCAGTTGAAAGAGACGATTGATCTGGCGATTAAACGATCTATTCCGGTTTTTGGGGTTTGCCTCGGGCTGCAGGGTATAGTGGAATACTTTGGGGGACGGGTGGAGGAATTGCCTTATCCCTGCCATGGCCAGGCTTCTTTGCTGACGGTTTCGCAACCTTCGCCCCTTTGGAAATTTTTGCCCCGGCAGTTCCAGGTGGGGCGTTACCACTCTCTTTATGCGGCCGTCTTGCCGGATTGTTTGCAAGTAAGCGCAATCAGTGAAGATGGGGTGGCAATGGCGGTTGAGCATCGAGAAATGCCGATGGCGGCAATCCAATTCCACCCGGAATCAATACTTACTGCCGACAATGGGAATGGGTTGCAGGTGCTGAGGAATGTGCTGGATTACCTGGCTACTGCACCGTATGCAGTAGCCGGTAATAGCAAAATTACAATTTGA
- the trpC gene encoding indole-3-glycerol phosphate synthase TrpC, translated as MLKTIAEGKLKEVKRLRESLDIAQVEARCETSRQISLSRDSGGKLQLIAEIKKASPLKGLLCREFSPLEMARSYEANGAAVISVITEQEFFDGRKEYLPLVKTGVKLPVLRKDFIIDEVQIYESRQMGADLLLLIAALHDYDSLLALVEKCSALGMEPLLETHGREEIKMALDLPVKIIGINNRNLRDFSVDIRSSLDLLPLIPDSYLKVSESGIKEASDLRLLESAGCDFVLVGEALVTAADPGAKLREILSYQQEEGL; from the coding sequence ATGTTAAAGACCATTGCTGAGGGGAAATTAAAGGAAGTGAAGCGGTTGCGGGAGTCCTTGGATATAGCGCAGGTAGAGGCCAGGTGTGAAACAAGCCGGCAAATCAGTTTAAGCCGGGATTCTGGAGGGAAGCTGCAGCTAATCGCGGAGATAAAGAAGGCTTCACCGCTCAAAGGTCTGCTGTGCAGGGAATTCTCACCTCTGGAAATGGCCCGTTCTTATGAGGCCAATGGGGCTGCGGTGATATCGGTAATTACCGAGCAGGAATTCTTTGATGGTAGGAAAGAGTACCTGCCGCTGGTAAAAACTGGGGTGAAGCTGCCAGTATTGCGCAAGGATTTTATAATCGATGAAGTGCAAATATATGAATCCCGGCAAATGGGAGCTGATTTATTGCTTTTAATAGCCGCTTTGCATGACTATGATAGCCTGCTGGCTCTGGTGGAAAAATGCTCAGCACTGGGGATGGAACCCCTGCTGGAAACCCATGGGCGGGAAGAAATAAAAATGGCACTGGATCTACCGGTAAAAATAATTGGTATCAACAATCGAAATTTGCGGGACTTTTCTGTGGACATTAGAAGCAGTCTGGATTTGCTTCCCTTGATACCTGATTCATACCTGAAGGTAAGTGAAAGCGGTATCAAGGAAGCCAGCGACCTGCGCTTGCTGGAAAGTGCCGGCTGTGATTTTGTCCTGGTAGGGGAAGCCCTGGTAACGGCAGCGGACCCCGGAGCCAAACTGCGCGAAATTTTATCATACCAGCAGGAGGAAGGCTTATGA
- a CDS encoding response regulator: MAKILIVDDSKLIRRNLRIILTRAGHEIIAEAENGLQAFQEYEKNQPDLITMDISMPLMDGVAAVKKIVSQYPDAIIIMISAMDQKNMVMAAIQSGARNYIIKPFSPDKVVSVVNAALASVGKAVAASPQHSTLEDKQVLYPFYIEAHDANVRVTIKQSFASGHVKPLLDALQSFFNQKPLQVTFDFASVQIYEYSLIDRLIELMQTIKDNEGKLRVLAEDKKITRYVKSKGII; this comes from the coding sequence ATGGCCAAAATATTAATAGTTGATGATTCCAAGCTTATACGACGTAATCTCAGGATAATACTAACCAGGGCTGGCCATGAAATAATCGCTGAGGCCGAAAATGGTTTGCAAGCATTTCAAGAGTATGAAAAGAACCAGCCTGATTTGATTACCATGGATATTAGTATGCCTCTAATGGATGGAGTGGCTGCAGTTAAGAAGATTGTCTCCCAGTATCCAGACGCAATAATTATCATGATCAGTGCCATGGATCAAAAAAACATGGTTATGGCAGCCATCCAAAGCGGAGCCCGTAATTATATAATTAAACCTTTTTCTCCGGATAAGGTTGTTTCTGTAGTAAATGCTGCCCTGGCCAGTGTGGGCAAGGCTGTTGCTGCATCCCCGCAGCATTCTACTCTGGAGGACAAGCAGGTCTTGTATCCTTTTTATATAGAGGCTCATGATGCTAATGTTCGGGTAACAATAAAACAGAGTTTTGCCAGTGGTCATGTTAAACCTTTGCTAGATGCTCTACAGAGTTTTTTCAACCAAAAACCTTTACAAGTAACCTTTGATTTTGCTTCAGTCCAAATATATGAATACAGCTTGATTGACCGGTTAATCGAGTTAATGCAAACCATTAAAGATAATGAAGGAAAACTAAGGGTACTGGCTGAAGATAAAAAAATAACCCGCTATGTCAAGAGCAAGGGGATAATATAA